GCGCGGCGCGCTCGGCGGTGCGCTGGTCCTCGTACGTACGCGACGGGGCACCGCGCAGCAGCGCCTTGGTCTCGATCACCGCGTCACGCGGCGCGGCGAGCAGCGCGGCGGCCAGGTCCCGCACCGATGCGTCGAGCTCCTCCGCGGGCACGGCGAGGTTCGCGAGGCCGATCCGCTCCGCCTCGTCGGCCTGGATGTAGCGCCCCGTGGCGCAGATCTCCAGCGCACGGGCATAGCCCACCAGCGAGACGAGCGGGTGGGTCCCCGTGAGGTCGGGGACCAGGCCCAGACTGGTCTCGCGCATGGCGAACTGCACGTCCTGCGCCACGACCCGCAGGTCGCAGGACAGGGCGAGCTGGAACCCGGCACCGATGGCATGCCCCTGGACCGCCGCGATGGACACGATGTCGTTGCGGCGCCACCAGGTGAACGCCTCCTGGTACTCGGCGATGACGGCGTCGAGCTCGGCGTCCGAGCCGCGTGCGAGATCGATGAACGACGGCTCGCCGTCGAATCCCTCCGGCGTGAAGGCCTGCCGGTCGAGCCCCGCGGAGAAGGACTTGCCCTCGCCGCGCAGCACGACCACCCGCACGGTACCCGGCAGCGACCGCCCGGCCTCGGCCAACGCCCGCCAGAGAGCGGGAGATTGGGCATTGCGCTTGGCCGGGTTGGTGAGGGTCACCGTGGCCACCGCGTCTTCGACGGTGAGCCGTACGCCGTCCTTGTCGAGCACAGAGTCCAGCGAAGTCATGAGGTGCCTCCGGTTCCGGTGCGGTCAGTGCAGCGAGAGTCAAGTGACTGCACAGTAACCACCCGGTCGGCCGTGGGATCGGCCGGGTGGCCGGCACCGGAGACCGGTCGGCCTCAGACCACGCTCGGGAACCGGGGCGTCAGGTCGAAGCGGCCTTCTTGCCCCGCGTCGCCCCGCCGCGTCCACGCAGCGTGACCCCGGACTCGCTGAGCATCCGGTGGACGAATCCGTAGGAGCGGCCGGTCTCCTCGGCCAACGCCCGGATGCTCGCACCGGAGTCGTACTTCTTCTTCAGGTCTGCCGCGAGCTTGTCGCGCGCGGCGCCGGTCACCCGGCTGCCCTTCTTCAGAGTCTCGGCCACCCGTGCCTCCTCATGGGAAGTGCGCTCTGGACTCTCATGATCACCCCTACCGGGCTTCATGGCCACCCATTCGACAAGGTCCGTGCGACGAGCTTCGGCCGCGGTATACGCCCGAACGCGATCGGAACGCGTTGTTCCGATGATCGCCACCGGGGCGTCTTAGTGGCCCGGAGGCCGAAATTCCAGGTCAGGGGCCCCCTCGTTCGCGACACCGGGTCGCGGGGGTGACGGATCGCCGCCGCGGACCGCCACGCCGCGGTACGAGACGCACTCACTCAGATGAAGGATCACGCGTGAGCCGAATGATCCATACGGAGTGGATCAGTCCGGATGGATGGCCCCGGCCCCGGCCCTCCCGGCCGGTCCGGGCACCGCTCGGACCGGCCGGGAGGATCACGGCCCGGACGCCGTCAGCCCTCCCCGGGCCGGCCGGTCTCAGGCACGGGGCCCGGCGCCGTGGATCACCAGGCGGAGAAGGAGCTCGACGCGGAGCGTCGGTGACCGACGGCAACGCGGCGAGGCGCGGTGCCGGGGCACGCGAGCCCGGCGAGATCCAGACGAAAGGCCCTACGCCAGGGCGACGAGGTCCACGTAGTCCTTGCCCCACAGGTCCTCGACCCCGTCCGGCAGCAGGATGATCCGCTCCGGTTGCAGGGCCTCGACGGCGCCCTCGTCGTGGGTCACCAGGACGACCGCTCCCTTGTAGGTGCGCAGAGCGCCCAGGATCTCCTCGCGGCTGGCCGGGTCGAGGTTGTTCGTCGGCTCGTCGAGCAGCAGGACGTTCGCCGAGGAGACCACCAGGGTGGCCAGCGCCAGCCGCGTCTTCTCCCCGCCCGAGAGCACCCCGGCCGGCTTGTCGACGTCGTCGCCGGAGAACAGGAAGGAGCCCAGCACCTTGCGGACCTCGACGAGGTCGAGGTCGGGCGCGGCGGAGCGCATGTTCTCCAGGACCGTGCGGTCCGGGTCGAGCGTCTCGTGCTCCTGGGCGTAGTAGCCGAGCTTCAGCCCGTGGCCCTCCAGGACCTCGCCGGTGTCGGGCTTCTCCACTCCGCCGAGCAGCCGCAGCAGGGTGGTCTTGCCGGCGCCGTTGAGGCCGAGGACGACCACCCGGGAGCCCTTGTCGATGGCCAGGTCGACATCGGTGAAGATCTCGAGCGAGCCGTACGACTTGGACAGCCCCTCCGCCGTCAACGGGGTCTTCCCGCAGGGCGCCGGCTCGGGGAAGCGCAGCTTCGCGACCTTGTCGGAGAGACGCACCTCCTCCAGACCGGCCAGCAGCCGCTCGGCGCGGCGGGCCATGTTCTGCGCGGCGACGGTCTTGGTGGCCTTGGCCCGCATCTTGTCGGCCTGGGCGTTGAGCGCCGCGGCCTTCTTCTCCGCGTTCTGGCGCTCCCGCCTGCGGCGCTTCTCGTCGGCCTCGCGCTGCTGCTGGTAGAGCTTCCAGCCCATGTTGTAGACGTCGATCGTGGAGCGGTTCGCGTCCAGGTAGAAGACCTTGTTGACGACGGTCTCGACGAGGTCGACGTCGTGGGAGATGACCACGAAGCCGCCGCGGTAGGTCTTCAGGTACTCGCGCAGCCAGACGATCGAGTCGGCGTCGAGGTGGTTCGTGGGCTCGTCGAGCAGGAGCGTGTCGGCGTCCGAGAACAGGATCCGGGCGAGCTCGACGCGGCGCCGCTGGCCGCCGGAGAGCGTGTGCAGCGGCTGTCCGAGCACCCGGTCCGGCAGGTTGAGCGCGGCGGCGATGGTGGCCGCCTCGGACTCGGCCGCGTACCCGCCCTTGGTCAGGAACTCGGTCTCCTGGCGCTCGTACTGCTTGAGCGCCTTGTCGCGGGTGGTGCCCTTGCCGGTGGCGATGCGGTGCTCGTTCTCGCGCATCTTGCGGATCAGGACGTCGAGGCCGCGGGCGGAGAGGATGCGGTCCCGGGCGAGCACCTCGAGGTCGCCGGTGCGCGGGTCCTGCGGCAGATAGCCGACGTGGCCCGATCGGGCGATCTGGCCGGCGGCGGGGATGCCCTCGCCGGCGAGGCACTTGGTGAGGGTCGTCTTGCCCGCTCCGTTGCGGCCCACCAGGCCGATGCGGTCGCCCTTGGCGATGCGGAAGGTGGCGGACTCGATGAGGACGCGGGCGCCGGCACGCAGCTCGATGCCGGAAGCGGTGATCACGGAAAGACTCCAGGACGGATGGACGGCGGAAGGACGACGGGGCGCGCGGAGGCTTCGACGCCGTCTAATCCATGAGGAGAATTGCCATGCGGCCAGTCTACCGGGACCGGGCAACCGGATTTCTGTGGCGCTGACCACGGCGCCGGGACGCCCGCGCCCGCGGGGCGGGAGGCCCCTGCGCCCACGCGGCCGGGGCAGCGGCTGCCCCCACCGGCGGGCGGGTCCGGGCCGGCCCCGGCGCCCCGGGGCGGGAAGTCCGGCGCTCCCGGGGCGGGAAGTCCGGTGGGGGCGGCGGGGGTTCGGGCCGGGGCCCCGGGGGCGGCCGGGCGGGAGCCCCGGGCAGACTGCCACCGGGGGCGGGGAGCGCCGTGCTGATCGATACTCGGGGCATGCAGTTCGACGACGACGCCGACCTGGACACCTCGGAGGTCCGGGATGCGCGCCGCAGCCGCGTCCCCGGCGGGAGGGCGACCGTGGGCGGTGGCGTCGCCGGGATTCTGGCACTGCTCCTCGCCCTGTTCCTCGGCGTCGGCCCCGACCAGCTCGGGCTCACCGAGGGCGGCACCGCCCCCGAGCCGAGCTCCGACTCCGCCGCCCGGGTGGCGGAGTCCTGCCGGAAGGGCTCCGACGCCAACACCCGCGAGGACTGCCGGGTGGTCGCCGTGGTCAACAGCCTGCAGGACTTCTGGCGGGCCGAGTACGCCAGGCGCGGGGGCCGCTACGCGGACGCCTCGACCGTGCTCTTCACCGGCCGGGTCGCCACGGCCTGCGGAACGGCGACCTCCGCCGTGGGGCCCTTCTACTGCCCGGCCGACCGGAAGGTCTATCTGGACCTCGGCTTCTTCGACGAGCTGCGCGACCGGTTCGGCGCGACCGGAGGTCCGTTCGCACAGGCGTACGTCGTGGCGCACGAGTACGCGCACCACGTCCAGAACCAGATGGGCACCCTCGCCCGGGCGCAGGACCGGCGGCAGGGCGAGGGCAGCAACGCGGTGCGCCTGGAACTCCAGGCGGACTGCTACGCCGGGGTGTGGGCACGGCATGCGACGAGCACGCCGGACGACAGGACCGGGCGGCCGCTGCTGACCCGGCTGACGGACGAGGACATCCGCGACGGGCTCGACGCTGCCGCGGCGGTGGGCGACGACCGGATCCAGGAGCGGCTCCAGGGCCGGGTCACCCCGGAGACCTGGACGCACGGCTCGAGTACCCAGCGCCGGCAGTGGTTCCACCACGGCTACCGCACCGGTGACATGGCCCGGTGCGACACCTTCCGGTGAACCGTCGCGGCGGCCGCCGGGCGTTGTCAGCACCCCCTGCCAGACTGGGGCCCGGGTCGCATCCCGCCGTCGAACGGGGGGGGGGAGCGCCCGGAGCACCATGCGCGCACAGGACGGCACGCGTGCCGAACAGGCCTTTCGGTACGCGGACGACTCGCCGAGAACGCGGAGAAGGGGTGAAAGGGGTGATCAGCATGGCGGAGGCACCGAGCATCTGCCCCACACTGCTCTACCGGGACGCCAGGGCCGCGATCGAACAGCTCACGGAGGCCTTCGGCTTCACCCGGAGCGCGGTGTACGAGAACGAGGACGGCACGGTGGCGCACGCCGAGCTGGCGTACGGCAACGGGGTGGTGATGCTGGGCAGCAAGGGCACGGGCAGCGAGTTCGACAAGCTCATGGCGTCCGCGGGTCCGGCCGGCGTCTTCGTCCATGTGGACGACGCGGACGCGCACCACGACCGGGCGGTGGCGCACGGGGTGGAGATCCTGATGCCGCCCACCGACCAGGACTACGGCGCCCGGGACTACACGGCCCGGGATCTGGAGGGGAACGTCTGGAGCTTCGGCACATACCGGCCTGGGGCCGGGGAGTCCTGAGGCCGCCCGCGGTCGTGATCCCCCGCGGGCGGTCCGTGGTGATGCGCCGGGGTGGTCCCTCGGCGCGGGTGGGTGGTCCCCTTGCGGGCGGGACGGCCCGCAAGGGCCACCGCGGTCACGAGCCTCCGGTGTGCACCTGGAAGGCCGCCCGTCTGACGGCCTTCGCCAGGGCCGGGTCGGGGTGCGCGGCCGCGAGGGCGACCAGGACCTGCACGGTGCGCGGATGGCCCACGGCCCTGACCTCGTCGAGCAGGGCGGGGACGGTGCCCTGGACCGCCGAGTCCAGATGACGCACCAGCAGGGCGCTCTCGCCGTGGTCGGCGACGGCCGCGGCGGTGTCCACCCAGAGCCAGGTCGCCTCCTCACGGGTGAGCACCTCGGCGGCGTCGTCGGGATCGGCTCCCTCGTACTCGGCCAGCCACAGCAGGGCGTAGGGGCGCAGTGAGGGCTCCTCGGCCGCGGCGCGGACATCGGCCTCGGCGGCCGCTCCGACGACCCGGAGGGCGTCGAACGCCAGGCCGCGGAGCAGGGCGTCCTCACCGCGGGCGGCGGCCACGAGTTCGCTGACCGCGCTGGAGACGGTACGGGCGGCGAGCCAGGCCCGGTACTCGGCGCGGGCGGGGCCGGGGCTGAGCCGGGCGCAGCCCCGCAGCATCTCCTCGGCGGACTGCTCGATGTGGCCCGCGGGGCTCTGGGCGGCGACGCAGATCTGCTCGAGCTTGACCCACACGGCCCAGCTGCCGAGCGGGGTGAGGGTGGCGTGACCGTCGCCGAGGGTCAGTGCGCCGACGGCGGCGAGGCCCTCCAGGGCCCAGTCGAGCAGGGCGGGGAGCACGGTCTCGGGCGGATCGGCGAGGACGGCGGCCGCCACCTCGGAGCCCGCGGCGTCGGAGCCCGCGGCGTCGGTGGCTGCCACATCGGTGGCCGCGGCGTCGGCGGGGGCGGCGTCGGCGGGGGCGGGCTCCGGCCCGTAGGGCACCTCGCAGCGTTCCTCGCGCAGTTCCGCCACCCGCTGCCGGAGCAGATCGAGCAGGGCCGGCAGGAGCACGGGCCCGGCGGACAGTTGGAGGAGGGAGAGCACCTGGGGGACGGCCTCCACCGCCTCGGCGACGGCGGCGGGCGCCACCTCGGCGGGGGCGGGGTGCACCAGGGGCCAGGCGTCGAAGAGGGCGACCCAGCCGCGCAGGACGGCGCTGTCGTCCCGCTCCCAGGCGTTCAGCCGCCAGCCGGGGCGTGCCGTGCCTCCGTGCAGCTCCACGAGCCCGGCCAGCCGGGCGCGGTCCCAGCCCGCGTGGACCTGTCCCGGCGTCAGGCGCAGTTCCCCGGCGGCCCGGTCCCGGTCGGCGGCGCTTCCCTCGGCGTGATGGGAGGCCGCCCAGCGGGCGATGCGCACTGCGTCGGCGAGGACCTCGCGCGCCTGGCCGGCCAGCTCCGCGGTCGGCGGAGTTCCCTCGGGCGGGCGCGGAGCGGGGCGGGTGCGCCGGTTCGTCGCGGCGCGGCGGGCCGTGGCGGTGGGCCGTGGGCGGACAAGACGGAGCCTGGAGTCGCGCAGGTTACGGGACGTCACGGGAAGCAGTCTCCCCGCTGTCGGCCCGAAAGCCCAATCGGAACGGGGGAGCCCGGGCCGAGGGGCCGTCAGAGGGCCTGCCGGGCAACTGCCGAGGGGCTGTCAGGGGGGGCCTGCCGGGCGGCTGCGGAGGGACCTTTCGACGGGCCCGGGTCGGGAAGGGACGGGCCGGGCTGGGATCGGGCTCAGGCCGGGCTCTCGGGGTCGGGCGGGCCTCAGACGAGGGGCGTGAGGAAGCGCCGCAGGGCCTCCTCGTAGCGGGCCGGGTCGGCGTTCCACATCGCCGCGTGCGGGGCGTGCGCCACGGTCTGCAGGCTGACCAGATCGGGCCGCCGGGCCGCCAGTTCCCGGGAGGGGCCCCAGGGGGCGATGGTGTCGTCCGGGCCGTGGAAGACCAGGGTGGGTACGCGCAGGGCGTCCGGATCGGCGGCCGCTCTGAGCCGGTCGCCGTGGAGTCCGGTGCGCCCCTGGGCGGCGCGTACGGCGAGCGGGAGCAGGGCGGCCGGCATCCGGCGGGCGGCGGCGAGGGAGCGCAGGGTGGTCTCCCAGTCCAGGATCGGGGAGTCCAGTACGAGTCCGGCGATCCGCTCGCGCAGCGCGGAGTTGGCGGCGGCGTGCAGGGCCATGGACGCGCCGGTGGACCAGCCGTGCAGGATCACGCGCTCCGCGCCGCCGCGGACCGCGAAGCGTACGGCGGCGTCGAGGTCGCGCCATTCGGAGTCGCCGAGGTGCCCGAGGCCGTCGGGCGGCGCGGGCGCGCCGGGGTCGCCACGGTAGGCGGGCGCCAGTACGGGGAGGCGCTGTTCGGTGAGGAACGGCATCAGGTTCATGGTGAGTTCGCGCGTGGTGCCCAGGCCGTGCACCAGGATGACCCAGACCGAGCGGGGGCCGGGGACGAACCAGCCGGGCAGGGGGCCGAGTTCGCCGGGAATGTCCACGTCCTCGTGGTCGATGCCGAGTGCGCCGCCCGGGTCGCCGACGTGCAGCTGGGGGGTGAGCCGCACCTTGGTGCCGGGGCCGAGGCTGCCGAGCTCGACCCGCTCCAGCCGGCGGACCACGGTGTCGGCCGCGTGCGGCACCTGGTCCAGCACGGGACCGGCGACCGCGTGCACACCGTGCCCGCAGAGCCCGTACATGCCGGGCCGCTGGGAGACGAGGCTGCGGGTGAGGGTGACCCGGCCGGGACCGGTGGCGTGCACGGTGAGCCGCCCCTCGCCGGGCAGGGGCCGTCCGGTGGGCTTCAGCGCGGCGTCGCTGGCGTACCGGCCGGCGGCGAACGCGGCCACGCCGAGACCGATGAGGGTGGTGACGGCCGCTGCCGTCGCTGTTGCCGGGCGCACCGTTCCAGTGTGGTGAGGTCCGAGCCGGGGTGCCAGTGGACCGGGTGGCGGGAGTGACGTCAGCGGTGCCGGCCGTAGCCGCGGAGCTTCTCGGCGGCCTCGCGGACCTGCGGTTCGGACAGCAGGGTGGGGGTGTGTCCGGGGACGGAGCGGGCGACGAGCCACAGCCGGCACATCCACTCGAGCTGGGCGGTGCGGTCGAAGGCCTGGCCGAGCGAGGCTCCGTAGGTGACCGTGCCGTGGTTGCGCAGCAGCGCGCCGGTGCGGTCCTCCAGGGCGCGGAGCAGGTTTGCGGCCAGCTCGTCGGTCCCGTACAGGGCGTAGGAGGCCACGCGGACGGGGCCGCCGAGGGCCGCCGTCATGTAGTGGATCGGCGGCAGCTCGTCGACGAGGGTGGAGACGGCGGTGGCGTGCACGGCGTGGGTGTGGACGACGGCCACCGCGTCGGTGGTGCGGTGGATCGCGAGGTGCATCGGGAGCTCGCTGGTGGGCGTGAGCTCGCCGAGGACCTGCCGGCCGTCGAGGCGGACACCGACGGCGTCCGCGGCGGTGAGCCGGTCGTAGTGCACCCCGGTGGGGGTGACCAGCACGATGTCGCCGTCGGCGGCGGGGACGCGGACGGAGACGTTGCCCGAGGTCCCTACGACGAGGCCGTCCGCGACGGTTCTGCGGGCGGTGGCCACGAGGTCCGACCAGGCCCGGGATATCGCTTCGTGCTCCTGTTCGGTCATGGGGGCGATCCTGTCAGCCGGGGCGGGCGGCAGCGGCGGCGGGGAGGTGGCGAGGCCGCCACGGGCACTGCGGCGGGGAGGTGGCGAGGCCGCCACGGGCACTGCGGCGGGGAGGTGGCGAGGCCGCCGGCGGCCCGGCGCCGGCCGGCCGATCGGCCGCAACTGACCGCGGGACTCGCCGCGGGAGGTCCGGAGTGACCAGAATCTCTTCCGCCGTTCATCCGCGCGACGCCGCCGGGTCGTGTGGAGGCCGCCGTGCGGCCGCCGACGACCGCTACGGGCCCGCAGTTCGGGGCGACGGCGGGCGGCGCGGACCCGGCCCGGGGGCTCCGGTGCGCCGCCGCGGACACAAGCGGAGGGACCGCAACCCACTTGGAGACACTCCGCAGCCCATCCCAGTTCACCTTCCGTTCACTCGACAACCCTACGTTCACCCGCGCCACTACCATCCGAACGATTGCCTGGGTACCCGGTTCATGGAGCACATCACCCTGCTGCTCGCGATTGTCGTCGTGACAGCACTCGTGTTCGATTTCACGAACGGCTTCCACGACACCGCCAACGCCATGGCGACGACCATCTCGACGGGTGCGATGAGACCGAAGGCGGCAGTGGCGATGTCCGCCGTGCTGAACCTGGTCGGCGCGTTCCTGTCGGTCGAGGTCGCCAAGACGATCTCGGGCGGCATCATCAACGAGGAGGGCATCCGGCCAGAGGTGATCTTCGCCGCGCTGGTCGGCGCGATCCTCTGGAACCTGCTGACCTGGCTGCTGGGCCTCCCGTCCAGCTCCTCCCACGCCCTCTTCGGCGGCCTCATCGGCGCCGCCGTGATGTCCGCCGGGTTCTCGGCCGTCAACGGCGGCACGATCGTCACCAAGGTCCTGATCCCGGCCGTCGCGGCGCCGCTCGTCGCCGGCCTCGCGGCCCTCGTCGCCACCAGGCTGACGTACCGCATCGGCGGCACCACCGAGAACAGGTCCACCTCCAAGGGCTACCGCGCCGGGCAGATCGCCTCCGCCGGCCTGGTCTCCCTCGCCCACGGCACCAACGACGCGCAGAAGACCATGGGCGTCATCACCCTGGCGCTGGTCACCGGAGGCGTCCTCGCGCCCGGCTCGAACCCCCCGATGTGGGTCATCGTCTCCGCCGGTGTCGCGATCGCGCTCGGCACCTACCTCGGCGGCTGGCGCATCATCCGCACCATGGGCAAGGGGCTGACCGACCTCCAGCCGCAGCAGGGCTTCGCCGCGCAGACCAGTGCCGCGACGGTCATCCTGGCCTCCTCGAACCTCGGCTTCTCGCTCTCCACCACCCAGTCCTGCTCGGGTGCCGTGATGGGTGCCGGCCTCGGCCGCAAGGGCGGTGTGGTCCGCTGGTCCACCGCGACCCGGATGTTCGTCGCCTGGGGCCTGACCCTGCCCGCCGCCGGCCTGGTCGCCGCGGCCGCCGAGTTCCTGACCAAGCAGGGCACCTGGGGCATCGCCGCCGTGGCCGTGCTGCTCGTCGCGGGCTCCGGGGCCATCTGGACGGTCTCGCGCCGCAAGCCGGTCGACCACACCAATGTCACGGACGACGAGATCGAGCCCGCCGGCGTCGTCACCACCGCCATCGCGGCCGTCTCCCCGCCCCCGGCCGGCGTCGCGGCGACCCCGGCGACCGAGCCCGGGACACCGGACGCCGCGTCTACCGCGTCCGCCGCGTCCACGGCAGCCCCGGCGACCGAGCCCGACGCGCTGACGGCCCCCGTCCCGGCCCAGGCCTCCGAGTCCGCTCCGGCGCCCGCCGCCACGGTGTAAGGAAAGAACGACATGAAGATCGACTGGGTAGCTCTGGGCTCCGTCTTCGGCGTGAGCCTCGTCGTGACCGTCGCCCTGGTGGGCCTGTTCACCCTGGGCATCGCGGGTCTCTCCAGGCAGGAGGCCGCGGCCGCGCAGGGAGGCTCGGCCGGCCTCGCCCGCACCGGCGCGTACGCCTGCTTCGCGCTCTGCGCGGCGGCCGTGGCCTTCGGGATCTACTTGATCGTGGTCTGACGCCGCGGCACGACCTCCGGCAGGGGCCGGGCGCACCTCCGGGTGTGCCCGGCCCCTGCCGCATGCCCGCCCCGCACCCCCGCCGCGCCGGCCGTGCGCCCTGTCCCGTCGCAGGTCAAGGGCGAGTTGACGGGCGTTCGGGGCCCGTGGTGGACTTCCGGGGCCACTTACGGCGGCAGAAGAGGAAGCCGGTGCGAATCCGGCGCGGTCCCGCCACTGTCACGGGTGCGCTCCCCCAGGAGCACCAGGGAGCACCCCGGAGCCAGGAACTCTTCGCCGCCGGTCACGTCGAGCCGGGGCGCGGACCCTGAGTGAGGACGAACATGCCTGCCGAACCCGGGGGGCCGGCTCTGCCGCGCCCGGACATCACGTTCGCGTACGGCGCCGCCGCCGGACTGGCCGGTGACCTGCTCCTCGGCGATCCACGCCGCGGGCACCCGGTCGCGGTCTTCGGGCGGGCGGCCGCCGCGGTCGAACGGAGACTCTGGCACGACCACCGCGGCTGGGGCACCCTGCACACCGCGGTGTGCGCCGGGGGCGCGGTCGCCGCGGGCGCGCTGGCCGCGGCCTCAACGCGCCGATGATGTCGATGTACCCGGCGGTCGCCATCATCGTCACCGCCCTGGGCTTCACCCTGCTCGGCGAGGCCATGCGCGAAGCCCTCGACCCGAAGCTGCGAGGTTGATGTCATGCCACTGCTCGATGTGGACGAACTCACCGTCACCTTCGGCGGTCGCGGCCGCAAGGCCGCCAAGGCGGTCGAGACGGCCAAGGCGGTCGAAGGCGTCGAGGCCGTCCCGGCGCGGGGCGCCGGCGCCGCTCGCGGGTGACGCCCGCCGGGCCCGGCCGGTCCGTTCGGCCGGGGTCCGGCGGTCCGTTCATCCCGGGCCGGCGGGGGCGCGCGGCCGGGGTCCGGCGGTTCCGTGCGTCCGGGACCCGGCGGGACTCAGTCCAGATAGCCGCGCAACTGGTCGGCGTAGGCGTGGTCGCGCAGCTTGCCGAGCGTCTTGGACTCGATCTGGCGGATGCGTTCCCGGGTGACGCCGAAGATCCGGCCGATCTCCTCCAGGGTGCGGGGCCGGCCGTCGGCCAGTCCGTAGCGCAGCTGGACGACCTTGCGCTCCCGCTCGCCGAGCGTGGAGAGGACGGCTTCGAGGTGCTGCCGCAGCAGCAGGAAGGCGGCGGACTCCACGGGGGACGCGGCGTCGCCGTCCTCGATGAGGTCGCCGAGGGCGACGTCGTCCTCCTCGCCGACCGGTGCGTGCAGCGACACCGGTTCCTGGGCGAGCCGCAGCACCTCGCCGACGCGTTCGGGCGCGAGATCGAGCTGCGCGGCGACCTCCTCCGCCGTGGGCTCGTAGCCGTGTTCCTGCAGCAGACGCCGCTGGACCCGCACGACGCGGTTGATGAGCTCCACGACGTGGACGGGCACGCGGATCGTCCGGGCCTGGTCGGCGAGGGCCCGCGACATGGCCTGGCGGATCCACCAGGTCGCATACGTGGAGAACTTGTAGCCGCGGGCGTAGTCGAACTTCTCGACGGCGCGGATCAGCCCGAGGTTGCCCTCCTGGACGAGGTCGAGCATGGTCAGCCCGCGCCCGACGTACCGCTTGGCGACGGACACGACGAGCCGCAGATTGGCCTCGATCAGCCGGCGTTTGGCCATCCGTCCCATGACGACGAGCCGGTCGAGGTCGAGGGCGAGCTGGGAGTCGAGGTCGGGGGTGCTGCCCAGCTTCTCCTCGGCGAAGAGGCCCGCCTCGACCCGGCGGGCGAGCTCCACCTCCTCGGCGGCGCTGAGCAGCGGGATGCGCCCGATCTCCCGCAGGTACTGCCGGAACAGGTCGGACGAGGGGGCGTGGCCGCCCGCGTCCCGGCGGGCCGGCGGCACGGGAGCCTCGAGAAGCTCGAACGACCCGGCGGGCTCAGGGGACTCGGCGGGCTCAGGGGACTCGGCGGGCTCGGGAGAACCCAAGGCCCCAGGGGACTCAGGGGACCCGGCAGGCTCGCGGGACTCGCGGGACTCGCGGGACTCGGCGGGCTCGGGCGGGTCCGCCGCCCCGGGCCCGTCCTCCGCCGCCATGGCGTCCGGCATCGGAGGGGGCTCGTTCTCGGGGTGGTGCGCTGCCCGGCTCTGCGGCGGGACCGCCGCGAACGGTTCGGCTTCGGTCAGGGTGCGGGTCTGCACGGGGGCGACCTCCAGGGTGGGTGCTGCCGGTCGGGGGGCAGACAGCAGCGGGACGGGGACGGCGGCCGGGCCGCTGTCCGTCCCGTACACG
The Streptomyces tirandamycinicus DNA segment above includes these coding regions:
- a CDS encoding RNA polymerase sigma factor, which gives rise to MPESPERGRSTAGGPLDPADPLIVYGTDSGPAAVPVPLLSAPRPAAPTLEVAPVQTRTLTEAEPFAAVPPQSRAAHHPENEPPPMPDAMAAEDGPGAADPPEPAESRESRESREPAGSPESPGALGSPEPAESPEPAESPEPAGSFELLEAPVPPARRDAGGHAPSSDLFRQYLREIGRIPLLSAAEEVELARRVEAGLFAEEKLGSTPDLDSQLALDLDRLVVMGRMAKRRLIEANLRLVVSVAKRYVGRGLTMLDLVQEGNLGLIRAVEKFDYARGYKFSTYATWWIRQAMSRALADQARTIRVPVHVVELINRVVRVQRRLLQEHGYEPTAEEVAAQLDLAPERVGEVLRLAQEPVSLHAPVGEEDDVALGDLIEDGDAASPVESAAFLLLRQHLEAVLSTLGERERKVVQLRYGLADGRPRTLEEIGRIFGVTRERIRQIESKTLGKLRDHAYADQLRGYLD